The stretch of DNA CCCCCTGCCCGTATCCACTCACCCTtttccccaacctccctccccgaAGCAACACTGGGCACTGGTGGAGTGGAGCCAGTTGGGGCcgggttgctccacttcccacaaCTGCCAGCGAGTGCAGGGGCAGTCCTGATCCCCACTGCAGGTGCTAGGCCCCCACAGTCTCCCTGTCCTTggccctgtcagccgacggtcagggcagtgtgtgtgtgtgtgtttccgagaaaaggtttaacgtccgtgtctttactgctaggagcggggtcccatcgcagagggtggccagcaggccaacagacgccccgttatataggaagagcttattacaccttagattttagctgctagaacacaaagttccttcgcagtgggcagcctaggaaaggctgaaaaggtgccccaacggatcttgtcacctgggagtgacacagatccaaacgcccaagctctatgtctgtccctttatgaccggctgaagttcttttaaattgtgcttggttctattacagcaactgaaggagtcaggttaaaacttaaacagttacaggtttatttgaggaagcttataaatcatatggttgcaatggctattgctctatttcttaactactagcaaaatatagatcttaaaaatggttacaaaatagaaataatggtaccaagtaacagcttactctctctatgtgtacacttaagacagaggaccacatccaggtacaatttttacccccttctgtgcctctcgactccagcatgtcaggccagggccggtccctcaattcctaggaaagacgaaaatacgaggtgggcgtccccatagaacctcgggaggtcaaacacctaacccgaccagcaggtagagggtagaatgacactcaaagtgagtgtgttgCTGGACCTatttttatactcatggggtcacgtatttctctttcttgtctgtcatgccaaatggggctggtctgtcttttgtgagaccagttcttacaagggagttgtgaacttaatttacacttgtaagagagataactaaattggaattactggggattcttttctcagtgggaaattcctctcccagggactgtgtgtgtgttcgaatcaacatgggtgccagccggggcagactcgcatatcctgatcttgcatcaaagcagatcaaagcttaatggctatgctgattgccttaatcgctctctctccacatatctgttttcagctcctcaggatcagatgagccagcatagactatgctgattttactgctccttctctgccctgtatgctccagagaggcaaataagatggatgagatggggggggggggggggtgtctggctacAGGCCCCATGCTTTCACATACCCCCAAAGCATGAGGCCAGGATGGCTGGCCAAAACCATCCTAACGATGGAACTCTGGCCCCATCACACTCCTAAATTTGTCCAGCTGTCTGTTAAAATGAACTAAGTTGTTTGCCTCTATGGGCTTGTCTCACTTACCAGGAGATTGAcctcccggggtttgatttagcaggtctaataagtGCTCCACTGGGTCGTGAAGAGTAAGGGacatcaatgggagagtttctcacatCAAGCTCCCACAGCAGGGATGCCACAGAAACTCGACCTAAGGTACCTCAACTCCAGCTAGCTGTTcaggtagctggagttgtgtctcTTAGGTCAACCGTCTCCCTCAGTATAGACTTGGCCTCTAACACCTATTGGCAGGCTTTTCTAGAACCACACCCCTCTGATAGCCAAGAACAGTATAACTGCCAGCCCATATTTGTTCATGTCCTTTAGTTTAAATAGCTCTTCGCCCTCCCAGACAGTTACCCCCTTTCGGTGTTTTTAAtcagaaaagagagagatttaTTCAAAATCCCTGCTACCAGACTAGCAGCCTCATGTGCCCATTTTCTACATGCGGGGATGGAAattactcccccgcccccatctcaaTTTGAGCACATTAAGCTCTTGAAGTTTTCCTTCCATCTCAGATGTGGTAATTTCTAGACCGCCATTTCTATCAGCTGTTCTGAACTTATTCACATGTTCCATATTAGCATCCTTATTGAAAACTAAAGCAAAGTATTCATTCGCTTGTTGGCCATCTTGGTTTCTCAGATGGGGATACAGATATTCACGGCAGCCTACTAATATTAAATCTAATGAGGCTTACTGGCTTGTGTTTTCTTGACAGGCTGTGCTGACCAGAAATGTTACAACGGGGGTCGGTGTAAGCAGGCATTATATTCCCCTCTACACTTCATCTGCCAGTGCCATGCAGGCTTCTCAGGGAAGCACTGTGAGATCGGTGAGTGCACATGCAGTGAGGAGAGCTACACGTGGCTGAGGAATGGGGAAGGGTTTGCTACCCAGAGGTTGCTGCAGTGTACCAGGCTCTCAGCTGTGCTCTATTTATTTTAGAGCTAAGGGCTGCTTCTGCGGCAAGTACACTTATGCTGGAGACCTGGCCATAGATAAATACGGTCTGGCCTCAGGCCTGAAGACCCTCCTCTACACATGGGATCCGGGCTGCTGTGGCATTATGTTGGACTAATGATGTGGGAACCTAAGCTCTTAGAAGCTCCGTGGAGGGAAGTGGAGTTCCCGTGGGACAAGTTTGAGGCTCCCATTTTGCTTCCCTGTTGCTTAGATATGGAAGCCACATGTTACAAGGACTTGGGAGTAACATACAGGGGGACATGGAGTGTGACAGAGAGCGGGAGTGAGTGTTTAAACTGGAACATCAGCGCCTTGGCTCAGAAAAAGTacaatgggcagagagcagatgcTGTTCAACTGGGACTTGGCAATCACAACTACTGCAGGTGAgtggcaggggaaggctgggtgCAGAGGGACACAGGCTGTAAGGAGCCGCCCTTCTAGGGAGGGGTACACACGTGTGGGGCTATGTGTATGTGCAGGATGCGTTTCAGTGCTATGTACAGCATGGGGTGAAGGAAGGATCGATGCAGTGTAGGGGACCTGCCACAAGGTGATTGTCCCTTTTAAGATGAAGCAGGATCCAATCCATCTATCTATCTCTGACCTGGGTTTAAGAGAAGGCAGCTGGGCCTATAAAGAGGCAGGTGAGAGGTGCCTGCGCACAAAAGGGAGATAGACAGAGAGTTGCCTTAGGAAAAAGAGATGAAGCAGATCAGTAACTGAGCTTCCAGCCATAAGTGAGGAGAGAAGCTGTTGGGAAGACTAGCCAGTGCTTTGGAACCTGGCCAAGTTGCAGAAAGTCCTGTGGAGAAATCCCTAGGCAGGAGAACAACTAGCTTGATCAGTGTAAGCTGGACTCAGAGGCTGTGGCTGAAGGGTAGCCCACCGGAGCAGGGCTAGACTCACTCGTGAGGAGATGTGAGGAAGGCCTGATGCAGGGCTACTAGAGAACACTTGTGGGAGAGAAGTGGCTCTTGGCACTGGCAGGGTGGGGCCCTGGAGCTGGCTCGGAAAGAACTGGGACAGGGTGGCTAACGGTGGCTCAGAGGGAACTCTGACAGGGTGGCTAATGGCTCTCGGGTGGGTAGGTGACCTTGGCATGAGACTGAGGAGACGCTGTCACCTCGTTTTGCTTGGGGGTATTGGGAGGAACAGTGTTCAGCACAAGGCATCTGCTGACTGTGGCACTTCGTGGGAATAAGAGAGTTTGAATTTAGTGCTGACACACACATTATTTGCATGGGCAGCTGAAGGGGAAATAGAGATCTCACACCTGATCTGCTGCAGTTGCCCATGACAGGGTTCCCCTGTACAGCACTGTGAAGATAACTGTATGTGGAAAGGAGCCAGGGGACTACTTCCTTCCTGGCCCCAACATTCTAACTGTCCCGGGGAGATCTCACTGTCAGGCTGTGTATGTAATCACACCCTTGGTTCCTTTTGCCCACCCTCACTTCTGTATCTGAAACGCCTGTCCTGAACCAATCTACCTAGCCAGCCCCTGCTTCTCCACACTCTCTTTAAAATACCCCAGTCCCTAAAGCTCTCAGCATGTAAACAGCATTGCATGCATGCAAGCTACAAACAACTCCCCACTCCTCCTGCCTTCCACGTAACAATCAACATTATtcaaccctgttgccaactctgtccacatatctatacaagcaacaccatccacataagccacaccatcaggggcttATACAACTCACATACACTAGTGACATATGCCATCAactaccagcaatgcccctctgtcatgtatattggccaaaccggacagtctctgcaacaaaggataaatggacacaaatcagacatcagaaatagtaacacacacaaacaaacaaacctgtagggaacattttaacctacctggacaCTCAACCATGAATttaaaaagtagccattcttctacataGGAATTTTactacccaattacagagagacaCTGCTGAACttgaattcatctacaaatttgtcATTATgaacctgggcttgaataaagatattaactggtcaacgcactacaaagccaatgtcccttgcctttgacattcacattttcgcatcaaaagctatgaatgggacacatccaacccacttaattagcttcattaacatgaatcttacaattgacagataactgcttttgctgttacatatatcttggattctgctacttccactccaactcagctgatgaagtaggtttttacccacaaaagctcacgattctctatttgttagtctctaaggttctacaggactactcattcttAAATTACTCAGAGAGGCTGCAAGGGCTGGACTGTGTATTGGTTTGGTGTGGTATACACAATGTTACCATCTCTCTCAGGAACCCAGATGAGGATGCCAAACCCTGGTGCCATGTCTACAAAGGAGGGCAGTATACCTGGGAATACTGCAGCACACCGGCTTGCTTAAAAGGTATGTGCTGGGCCACAGGGGATACCTGCTGTGGAGACTAGATTTTAAGAGTTCCCTGGGCCTGATATGCTGCAGAACTGAGGCGTTCACTTTAAATGACATATGAGCGTCTAATCCTTCTGGCTGAAAAAGCACAGACTGCAGCAGCCTTCCTGACGCAGCACTGATTCATAGCGAGAGGAGCTCTTCgtggaggaggaagcagcagtTCATGCACTGAGACAACAGCTGAGGAGGTGGTTCCAGGAACAGCAGCTGGTATCTATCAGTTAATGGGCAGCTTTCTCCTTGCAGGAGGGAAGGAGGACTGCTTTTCTGGGAAAGGCACAGAGTACCGGGGCAGCCACAGCACTACTAGCTCTGGTGCCACCTGTCTGAGATGGGACTCCAAACTCATTGCCCACAAATTCTACACTGCTTGGAAGGCCAATGCCCAACAATTGGGGCTTGGGAGCCACAACTTCTGCCGGTAGGTAGGGAGACTGTTCACACATTTTAAGAGGAACCTTCCTTGCTCTGTTGCCTCCCTCTGACCTGCCCCACGAACAGGACATGGATACACAGTACTGCAGGGAACTTGCTGCCTGGCCATGCAGCGATTATGTGATGTCAGTCCCTGTAGGCAGCTACCCATGACACAGCTCTGGTGTCCTCCAGTGAAAGCTCAAAGGGGGCCTTGTTCCCGAGTTTGGATACTGGCTCCCAAGAACTGTCTGTGCTTTTCTCCACTGTCCTCTTCCCGCTGGGTCACTATAGTTCCAATGGGAGTCTGAGCAGCTGAAACCTTCTCCTCTTCTCTGTGTTCCAGAAACCCAGACAATGACTCCAGGCCATGGTGCCACGTGCTGGAGGCAGGCCAGCCCAAGTGGGAATACTGTGACGTGCCTGCCTGTGGTAAGGGACATCGCCAtgctcacacccctcctcccatcGTCTCTTTTTTTGAACCCCTGTCGCTTTGCTTCTTGCATGGTTACACTCCGGCCCCTTTCGGGAAGCGAAGAGCCACACTGCAGCTGTGTCTGCCAGGCTGGCAAGTGgaatgggggggcaggcagggcttcctggctccctttCTTGTTGCTGAGTAACAGCTGTCCAAACACGTAACAGAAACTGGGTCAGCAGCAGCTTGCATCCACTGTTGCTTCAGCAGATACCAAGCATAGGAAGGCTGGAAGGCTTTTTAACTCCGGAGAGAGCAGAACAAGGGCCAGAGCACAAATGCCATGTCTGTGTTTGTCATCCTCAGCCACCTGTGGTCTCCGGCAGCATAAAGTGGCCCAGTTCCGAATTAAAGGCGGCCTCTATGCAGACATCACCTCCCACCCGTGGCAGGCTGCCATTTTTGCCAGGTATCGACGGGTGACTGGGGAGCATTTCCTGTGTGGAGGAATCCTGATCAACTCCTGCTGGGTCCTGTCAGCTGCACATTGTTTCCAGGAGAGGTGAGAGAAGAGAGCAGTCAGCATTTCTGATGGGGACGGGATATTGGGTCTCCCTGTTGCAGAAGTGGACGGCATAGGAGATCCCAGCATTCCGACTACACTTCCATGGGAGACACTAAGGCAGGATGGGAGCTGCCCCATGCACAGGGCGTACAAGCAGCTGTGCTGTTCAGAACCACTTACTCCCTACAttacttcccctccccaccagcacccttgGGGATTCAGACCAGCTCACCTAGATACAAAGGTCCCCTTCTAGCATGGCTGCAGCCAGCACAGAGGCAGCACTCTGGGGCTAGGCCTACTGTGCCTAACAACTACAGGGTAGGGATAGTGGGGTTTAACTCTGCAACTGCTTGACAATCTCATTCTTTGCAAGTTAACCCTGCATCTGCCCAGCTAGGCTCAAATCTGGGGGATAGGAGGGCTGCGGTGGTGAGTATTTTCTACAGAAAATTAATTACAAAGCCATGGAGGCATGTATCCCACTGTGCAGGGCCCCGTCTGGAACCCTGCCCACTACTCCGGTTACTGAGTTTTAGAGAGGATTGTTGTTCTGAAAGCAAATACAGAGGAAGCATCTGGAGTGTTCAGAAGTAAAGAGACAGTCATGCTGAACACAGCTAGTATAAAGAACGGAGACTGGGAGGCGAACAAGCTGTGGGACATAAGATACCTCACGGAGCTAAGAACGAATCTGTTACACAGGCCAATGAGAACTGAGCTGGGGCAGCTTGAAATATTGCAAGGAGGTTCAGAGgaaagaaaagctttttccaTTATCTGTGCTATGAAGGACACTGGGATGCCCCGATGTAAATCCAGTCTGATGGGTTCTTTTATGAGTAATAAGGCTACAGGAGAGAAAGTTGAGCTCACACTGGCCAGCTGACACTCACAAAGGATGGGTCCCTGGCATTGAAGCTTGGAGAGACTCTCAACACTCTTTCATTGTCCAGGTTTAGTGTCAACCAGCTAAAGATTGTGCTGGGTAGGACCTATCGAATGGTCCCTCAGGAGAACGAGCAGCAATTCCAAGTGGAGAAATACATCCTGCACAGCAAATTTGACCCAGAAACTTATGACAATGATATTGGTAAGAACTTCCCAAGCCACAGCTTCAGAAACGG from Pelodiscus sinensis isolate JC-2024 unplaced genomic scaffold, ASM4963464v1 ctg75, whole genome shotgun sequence encodes:
- the PLAT gene encoding tissue-type plasminogen activator, whose amino-acid sequence is MEGKVLYLYLVMTAIITTLQCQELRVRLKRGARSKATCTDRSSRQIYQQRETWLRLMGGRVEYCACDNGRSRCHSVPVRSCADQKCYNGGRCKQALYSPLHFICQCHAGFSGKHCEIDMEATCYKDLGVTYRGTWSVTESGSECLNWNISALAQKKYNGQRADAVQLGLGNHNYCRNPDEDAKPWCHVYKGGQYTWEYCSTPACLKGGKEDCFSGKGTEYRGSHSTTSSGATCLRWDSKLIAHKFYTAWKANAQQLGLGSHNFCRNPDNDSRPWCHVLEAGQPKWEYCDVPACATCGLRQHKVAQFRIKGGLYADITSHPWQAAIFARYRRVTGEHFLCGGILINSCWVLSAAHCFQERFSVNQLKIVLGRTYRMVPQENEQQFQVEKYILHSKFDPETYDNDIVLLQLKSGSEECASETDTVRPVCLPEPGFRLPDWTECEISGYGKHEEFSPFYSERLKEGHVRLFPASRCTSQHLRNRTVTENMLCAGDTRQLDDACKGDSGGPLVCIKDNRMHLIGIISWGIGCGQKDTPGVYTNVTRYLDWIQDNIKP